The Deltaproteobacteria bacterium genome includes a window with the following:
- a CDS encoding PTS sugar transporter subunit IIA, with protein sequence MKITDFLSVQTIIPSLAKQDKQDVLDEMAEWLASSYQNLDKQKVLEVLRERERISTTAIGEGVAIPHGKLPGVERVLGVFARSSQGVDFASLDGGLTHLFFVLIAPENAAADHLKALARISRLLKDESFRRRLLAGQTSQELFTLIAEADDKF encoded by the coding sequence GTGAAGATTACCGATTTTTTAAGCGTTCAAACCATCATTCCGAGCCTGGCCAAACAAGACAAGCAGGATGTCCTCGATGAAATGGCCGAGTGGCTCGCATCGAGCTATCAAAATCTCGACAAGCAAAAAGTGCTCGAAGTGTTGCGCGAACGGGAGCGCATTAGCACCACCGCCATCGGCGAAGGCGTGGCGATCCCGCATGGCAAGTTGCCTGGCGTGGAACGCGTCCTGGGCGTGTTCGCGCGTAGTTCCCAGGGTGTCGACTTCGCCTCTCTCGATGGCGGATTGACTCATCTGTTTTTCGTGCTGATCGCACCGGAGAACGCCGCGGCGGATCATTTGAAAGCTTTGGCGCGCATATCTCGATTGCTCAAAGACGAATCTTTTCGGCGCCGCTTGCTGGCCGGTCAAACGAGCCAGGAGCTGTTCACCCTAATCGCCGAAGCCGATGATAAGTTTTAA
- the raiA gene encoding ribosome-associated translation inhibitor RaiA has product MSEIIISVTFRHIEPTKALKQYAEEKIHKIGKYFSQPLDARVILSVDAKQRQMAEVELHTHGAVIHGKEQHPDLYAAIDLVLDKVERQVRKQKDKTKVSRRRTKA; this is encoded by the coding sequence ATGAGTGAGATCATCATTTCCGTCACCTTCCGCCACATCGAACCTACGAAGGCGTTGAAACAGTACGCTGAGGAAAAGATTCACAAGATCGGCAAGTATTTTTCCCAACCGCTGGATGCGCGAGTGATTCTTTCCGTGGACGCCAAACAGCGCCAGATGGCTGAGGTCGAGTTGCATACGCATGGCGCGGTGATTCACGGTAAAGAGCAGCACCCAGATCTCTACGCGGCGATCGATCTGGTGCTCGATAAGGTCGAGCGCCAAGTGCGTAAGCAAAAGGACAAGACCAAGGTCAGCCGGAGAAGGACTAAGGCGTGA